A single window of Caldicellulosiruptor bescii DSM 6725 DNA harbors:
- the lipA gene encoding lipoyl synthase — protein sequence MSYLKKPDWLKIRVKADQKIDDVIEILKMFSLHTVCEEAQCPNIYECFSKKTATFLIMGDVCTRNCTFCDVKKGKPVKLNSDEPKMVANAVGALGLKYVVITSVTRDDLPDGGASHFAECIRSIKGKRPYTKIEVLIPDFKGSFESVSKVVEASPDVVAHNIETIERLYPCVRPLASYKRSLDVLRMVKEIDKNIFTKSGIMVGLGETKDEVKKALEDLRNAECDFVTIGQYLSPSKNHHPVVEFVHPDVFEEYKEFAISIGFKFVMSGPLVRSSYMAENTKDIIENVRKI from the coding sequence ATGAGCTATCTAAAAAAGCCTGATTGGCTGAAGATAAGAGTAAAGGCAGATCAAAAAATAGATGATGTCATAGAAATTTTAAAAATGTTTTCTCTTCACACTGTATGTGAAGAAGCTCAGTGTCCAAACATTTATGAGTGTTTTTCAAAAAAAACTGCCACTTTTTTGATTATGGGAGATGTATGCACAAGAAACTGCACATTTTGTGATGTCAAGAAAGGGAAACCTGTGAAGTTAAATAGTGATGAGCCTAAGATGGTTGCAAATGCTGTAGGTGCATTGGGACTAAAGTATGTTGTTATAACCTCTGTTACAAGGGATGATTTGCCAGATGGAGGGGCTTCTCACTTTGCAGAGTGCATAAGAAGCATAAAAGGAAAAAGGCCATACACAAAGATTGAGGTTCTAATTCCTGACTTTAAAGGTAGTTTTGAATCAGTTTCAAAGGTTGTAGAAGCTTCACCTGATGTTGTTGCACACAACATAGAGACCATCGAAAGGTTATATCCCTGCGTAAGACCTTTGGCAAGTTATAAAAGGTCGCTCGATGTCTTGAGGATGGTAAAAGAGATTGATAAGAATATATTTACAAAATCGGGTATCATGGTTGGACTTGGTGAGACAAAAGATGAAGTTAAAAAGGCACTTGAAGACTTAAGAAATGCAGAATGTGATTTTGTAACAATAGGACAGTATCTATCTCCTTCCAAAAATCACCATCCTGTTGTTGAGTTTGTTCATCCGGATGTCTTTGAAGAGTACAAAGAGTTTGCAATTTCAATTGGATTTAAGTTTGTTATGTCAGGTCCTCTTGTGAGAAGTTCATATATGGCAGAAAATACAAAAGATATAATTGAAAATGTCCGCAAAATATAA
- a CDS encoding dihydrolipoamide acetyltransferase family protein, translated as MATPVIMPKQGQTVESCIITKWHKKKGDKVEVGDLLFSYETDKASFDEEAKVSGVLLDIFFEEGEEVPVLTNVCVIGEPGEDVLKFNPKTFLEAQKDDISHLQTSEQDVPMETQAKIPGDYSPIEGKIKISPRAKNLAEKLNVDFRFAKPSGPDGRIIERDILKLFESGPVFTSAAKQEAKEIEDAQILEPTGIGGRITTFDIERAKQEAYVEKPSESSGQNVEYEDVPLSNIRKAIAKAMYLSLTTTAQLTLHTSFDASKVLEFRKKVKENREKLGLEDITINDIILFAVSRVLPKHKSLNSHFLDDKMRYFKNVHLGFAVDTERGLMVPTIFNCNQKSLSQISKEAKELIALCRKGTISPDLLKGATFTVTNLGSFGIESFTPILNPPQTGILGVNTIVQRPKEEDGHIKFYPAMGLSLTFDHRALDGADAARFLKDLKELLENFDLLLAL; from the coding sequence ATGGCAACACCTGTAATAATGCCCAAGCAAGGGCAGACTGTTGAAAGTTGTATAATTACAAAGTGGCACAAGAAGAAAGGTGATAAGGTTGAGGTTGGCGACCTTTTATTTTCTTATGAGACTGACAAGGCAAGCTTTGATGAGGAAGCAAAAGTAAGTGGTGTTCTTCTTGACATTTTTTTTGAAGAGGGTGAAGAGGTTCCTGTCTTGACAAATGTGTGTGTGATTGGTGAGCCTGGTGAGGATGTACTTAAGTTCAATCCAAAGACCTTCTTGGAAGCTCAAAAAGATGACATCTCACATTTGCAGACATCTGAACAAGACGTGCCGATGGAAACTCAAGCAAAAATTCCAGGGGACTATTCTCCAATTGAAGGGAAAATAAAAATTTCGCCCAGGGCAAAGAACTTAGCTGAAAAATTAAATGTTGATTTTAGGTTTGCAAAACCTTCAGGACCGGACGGAAGAATAATTGAAAGAGACATTTTAAAGCTTTTTGAGTCAGGGCCTGTGTTCACAAGTGCGGCAAAGCAGGAAGCAAAAGAAATTGAAGATGCTCAGATTTTAGAACCAACTGGCATTGGTGGTAGAATTACAACTTTTGACATTGAAAGGGCAAAACAAGAGGCTTATGTTGAAAAACCTTCTGAGTCTTCTGGGCAGAATGTAGAATATGAAGATGTGCCGCTATCTAACATCAGAAAGGCTATCGCAAAGGCTATGTATCTATCACTTACCACAACAGCTCAGCTGACATTACATACATCATTTGATGCAAGTAAAGTCCTTGAGTTTAGAAAGAAAGTAAAAGAAAACAGAGAAAAACTGGGACTTGAGGATATCACAATAAACGATATAATCCTTTTTGCTGTCTCAAGGGTTTTACCAAAACACAAATCGCTCAATAGCCATTTTTTGGATGATAAAATGAGATATTTCAAGAATGTTCATCTTGGGTTTGCAGTTGATACAGAGCGTGGTCTTATGGTGCCAACAATATTCAATTGTAACCAAAAGAGTTTGAGTCAAATTTCAAAAGAAGCAAAGGAGCTAATTGCCCTTTGCAGAAAAGGAACAATCTCACCAGACCTTTTGAAAGGAGCAACATTCACTGTCACTAACTTAGGAAGCTTTGGCATAGAAAGTTTTACACCTATCCTAAATCCTCCTCAGACAGGTATTTTGGGTGTAAATACAATTGTTCAAAGGCCTAAGGAAGAAGATGGGCATATAAAATTCTATCCTGCAATGGGGCTATCACTAACATTTGACCACAGGGCGTTAGATGGAGCTGATGCAGCAAGGTTTTTGAAGGATTTAAAGGAGCTTTTAGAAAACTTTGATTTGCTTTTGGCACTCTGA
- the lpdA gene encoding dihydrolipoyl dehydrogenase, producing the protein MKYDLIIIGGGPAGYLAAERASKGGIKTLLIEERYLGGVCLNEGCIPTKTLLYSAKILEGAKHGFKYGVEVKNITLNHKKVLERKDKVIKTLMAGIKSKLRKSGAEILSGHGEILGRNSKGYIVAVGDKEFATDRLLIATGSSPFIPPIEGVKEGLERGFVLASREILEIESVPASMVVIGGGIVGLEMASYFNSAGSKVTVIEMLDHIGGSMDREISNILLEAYKKKGVEFELSARVTKIDDRKVVYEKDGKIFEKEAEKVLLSVGRRPNITGFGLENIGVEIEKGCIKTDERMKTNVQEVYAAGDVNGKLMLAHTAYREAEVAVWNMLGRRVKVNYNSIPSVVYTNPEVAWVGESEESAKEKGLEYEVTKLPMLYSGRFVAENEEFDGLCKILIDRKKRTILGCHMIGNYSSEIIFGVGVMIEAQLRVEDIKDIVFPHPTVSEIIREVIFEL; encoded by the coding sequence ATGAAATACGACCTTATAATCATAGGTGGTGGACCTGCGGGGTATCTGGCAGCGGAAAGAGCTTCAAAAGGAGGAATTAAAACGCTCTTAATAGAAGAAAGGTATTTGGGCGGTGTTTGTCTCAACGAAGGCTGTATTCCTACAAAAACTTTACTGTACAGTGCAAAGATTTTAGAAGGGGCAAAGCACGGTTTTAAATATGGTGTTGAGGTAAAAAATATCACGTTAAACCATAAAAAGGTACTTGAAAGAAAAGACAAAGTAATAAAAACTCTTATGGCAGGAATAAAAAGTAAGCTCAGAAAAAGCGGTGCTGAAATACTCAGCGGCCATGGAGAGATTTTGGGAAGAAACAGCAAAGGATATATTGTGGCGGTGGGCGATAAAGAATTTGCCACAGATAGACTCTTGATTGCCACCGGTTCTTCGCCTTTCATTCCACCAATTGAGGGCGTGAAAGAGGGGCTTGAAAGAGGTTTTGTGCTAGCCAGTCGAGAAATTCTTGAGATTGAAAGTGTGCCAGCATCGATGGTTGTGATTGGTGGGGGAATTGTTGGGCTTGAGATGGCGTCATATTTCAATTCGGCAGGTTCAAAAGTGACTGTGATTGAAATGCTTGACCACATTGGCGGCAGCATGGACAGGGAAATTTCGAATATACTGCTTGAAGCATACAAGAAAAAGGGAGTTGAGTTTGAACTTTCAGCAAGAGTTACTAAAATTGATGACCGAAAAGTGGTGTATGAAAAAGATGGAAAGATTTTTGAAAAAGAGGCAGAGAAAGTTTTGCTGAGCGTCGGAAGAAGGCCAAATATAACAGGGTTTGGACTTGAAAACATAGGAGTTGAGATTGAAAAAGGGTGTATAAAAACAGATGAGAGAATGAAGACAAATGTTCAAGAGGTGTATGCTGCGGGGGATGTAAATGGAAAGCTCATGCTTGCTCACACAGCATACAGAGAAGCAGAGGTTGCTGTATGGAATATGCTTGGAAGAAGGGTGAAGGTGAACTACAATTCTATTCCTTCTGTTGTATATACAAACCCGGAGGTTGCATGGGTGGGCGAGAGTGAAGAGTCGGCAAAAGAAAAAGGCTTAGAATATGAAGTTACAAAGCTTCCCATGCTTTACAGTGGGAGGTTTGTTGCCGAAAATGAAGAATTTGACGGGCTTTGCAAGATATTGATTGATAGAAAGAAACGAACAATACTTGGCTGTCACATGATAGGAAACTACAGCTCAGAAATAATTTTCGGTGTTGGTGTGATGATTGAGGCACAACTGAGAGTTGAAGATATAAAGGATATTGTATTTCCACATCCGACGGTTAGCGAAATCATAAGAGAGGTCATATTTGAACTATAG
- a CDS encoding alpha-ketoacid dehydrogenase subunit alpha/beta — MPKSQFIDPNEVRKSGWIKFFDIPVNQYNKTLEEERQNFSDDQLIRIYRDMLIIREFETMLSLIKTTGEYNGIKYDYPGPAHLSIGQEAVAVGQAFVLDKDDFIFGSHRSHGEVIAKGLSTIEKLSDNELLKIMESYFDGSILRVVEENLKNISSIKELAVNFFLYGTLAEIFGRETGFQKGLGGSMHVFFPPFGIYPNNAIVGGSADIAVGAALFKKINKKNGIVVVNIGDGSMACGPVWEAMCLASMDQYKKLWDDEYRGGLPIIFNFMDNQYAMGGQTRGETMGYDMLARVGAGVNPEQMHAERVDGYNPLAVIDAMKRKKYLLEQKQGPVLLDIVTYRLTGHSPSDSSSYRTKEEVEAWAAQDPIVTYKDELIKAGVVTEEKIEEIQSYVKELITKICALAVDENVSPRINLVKDPDGIARYMFSNQKIEKMEDRTPEVLIPKEENPRVKQIKNKIRVGIVDGKPVPKAKVFNLRDAIFEALLDKFYTDPTLISYGEDLRDWGGAFAVYRGLTESLPYHRLFNTCISEGAIVGSAVGYGMCGGRVVVEIMYCDFIGRAGDEIFNQLAKWQAMSAGTLKMPVVVRVSVGSKYGAQHSQDWSSIVSHIPGLKVVFPATPYDAKGLMNSALSSTDPVIFFESQRLYDIGELFHKEGVPEGYYEVPIGEPDIKKEGKDITILTVGATLYRALDAAKILEEKYGVSAEIIDARSLVPFNYEKVIESVKKTGKIVLASDACARGSILKDMAATIADLAFDYLDAPPVVVGSKNWIVPAYEFENYFFPQADWIIDAIHERIMPLKGHVPKNNFTTNEILRTNRLGI, encoded by the coding sequence ATGCCAAAGTCACAGTTTATTGACCCGAACGAGGTGAGAAAAAGTGGCTGGATAAAATTTTTTGATATTCCTGTAAACCAGTATAACAAAACCTTAGAAGAGGAGAGACAAAACTTTTCGGATGACCAGCTGATTAGAATTTACAGAGACATGCTTATAATCCGCGAATTTGAGACAATGCTCTCTTTAATAAAAACAACTGGGGAGTACAATGGAATAAAGTATGACTACCCGGGACCGGCACACCTGTCGATTGGTCAGGAAGCAGTAGCGGTGGGCCAGGCTTTTGTGCTTGATAAAGATGACTTTATATTTGGTTCACATAGAAGTCATGGAGAGGTTATTGCTAAGGGCCTTTCAACAATTGAAAAGCTCAGTGACAATGAGCTTTTAAAAATTATGGAAAGCTATTTTGATGGTTCAATACTTAGAGTTGTGGAAGAAAACTTAAAAAATATCTCAAGTATTAAAGAACTTGCAGTCAATTTTTTCTTGTATGGCACGCTTGCCGAGATATTTGGAAGAGAGACTGGGTTTCAAAAAGGTCTTGGCGGGTCTATGCATGTGTTCTTCCCACCATTTGGAATTTACCCGAACAATGCAATTGTTGGAGGGTCTGCTGACATTGCAGTAGGAGCAGCTTTGTTTAAGAAAATCAATAAGAAAAATGGCATTGTTGTTGTCAATATTGGCGATGGTTCGATGGCGTGTGGACCTGTATGGGAGGCTATGTGCCTTGCTTCAATGGACCAATACAAAAAATTGTGGGATGATGAATATAGAGGTGGTCTTCCAATAATCTTCAATTTTATGGACAATCAATATGCTATGGGCGGGCAGACACGCGGCGAGACAATGGGATATGACATGCTTGCAAGAGTCGGAGCAGGCGTTAACCCTGAGCAGATGCATGCTGAGCGTGTTGATGGCTACAATCCACTGGCTGTAATTGATGCAATGAAGAGAAAGAAATACCTTCTTGAACAAAAACAGGGTCCGGTTCTTTTGGATATTGTCACATACAGGCTCACAGGACACTCACCATCTGACTCATCTTCTTACAGGACAAAAGAGGAGGTTGAGGCATGGGCAGCTCAAGACCCAATAGTAACTTATAAGGATGAGTTAATCAAAGCAGGTGTTGTGACAGAAGAAAAGATAGAGGAGATTCAAAGCTATGTGAAAGAGCTTATAACAAAGATATGTGCTCTTGCTGTTGATGAAAATGTTTCGCCAAGAATAAATCTTGTGAAAGACCCTGATGGTATAGCAAGATATATGTTCTCAAACCAGAAGATTGAGAAGATGGAAGACAGAACTCCTGAGGTTTTGATTCCAAAAGAAGAAAATCCGCGCGTAAAACAGATAAAAAACAAAATAAGAGTAGGAATTGTTGACGGAAAACCTGTTCCAAAGGCAAAGGTGTTCAATCTCAGAGACGCAATATTTGAAGCGCTGCTTGATAAGTTCTACACAGATCCAACACTTATCTCATACGGGGAAGACTTGCGCGACTGGGGCGGAGCTTTTGCGGTCTACAGAGGACTTACAGAGTCTTTGCCATATCACAGACTATTTAACACCTGTATCTCAGAAGGTGCAATAGTTGGGTCTGCAGTTGGATATGGGATGTGTGGTGGAAGGGTTGTTGTGGAGATAATGTACTGCGATTTTATCGGAAGAGCAGGGGATGAGATATTCAATCAGCTTGCAAAATGGCAGGCAATGAGCGCAGGGACATTGAAAATGCCTGTTGTTGTGAGGGTTTCTGTTGGTTCAAAATATGGTGCACAGCACTCACAGGACTGGTCTTCTATTGTCTCTCACATTCCTGGACTTAAAGTTGTATTCCCAGCAACACCTTACGATGCAAAAGGTCTTATGAACAGCGCACTGTCTTCCACAGACCCAGTGATATTTTTTGAAAGCCAAAGACTGTATGACATTGGAGAGCTTTTCCACAAAGAAGGTGTCCCGGAAGGATATTATGAGGTTCCAATCGGCGAACCTGATATCAAAAAAGAAGGTAAGGACATTACAATCCTGACAGTTGGAGCAACACTGTACAGAGCACTTGATGCAGCCAAAATCTTGGAAGAAAAGTATGGTGTTAGTGCTGAAATCATTGATGCGCGGTCGCTCGTACCTTTTAACTATGAGAAGGTGATTGAATCTGTCAAAAAAACAGGAAAAATTGTACTGGCTTCTGACGCATGTGCAAGGGGCTCA